One genomic region from Nymphaea colorata isolate Beijing-Zhang1983 chromosome 10, ASM883128v2, whole genome shotgun sequence encodes:
- the LOC116262953 gene encoding E3 ubiquitin-protein ligase SPL2, with protein sequence MATYDPELVANVLARVALAGDGAVLGLTVAVVAVRTWLKFRHNSAALKAIRHAPSVRISDLRSLLCDADSPDSADAKLVVVRGLVQAKSLVEDETNGFKESLLVSPDSGARGVIIQKTQTCLYNEWRGMFGWTSDWRALFGRPMKEQVVTSFRGVPFVIMEDVQWLPSSYVDVKLEGSGHPLPLVTVYHQMHPVQVSPYTVFQCVFGHGYPIGLLDEEKILPPGRVITAVGLCSLQNGVPEIKPCKQLPCFLSELTKDQLVAKLAKSTKVLFWGGMLLSTLSVGILAYAIIRNWSRLKEWRFWRHPYQEQSNPHADVRTDDVSEDVPDGELCIICLMRRRRTAFIPCGHLVCCPQCAALVERESSPKCPVCRQSIRASIRIYDS encoded by the exons ATGGCTACCTACGATCCAGAGTTGGTAGCCAACGTCCTCGCCAGAGTCGCCCTTGCGGGTGACGGCGCCGTTCTCGGCCTCACTGTCGCCGTTGTTGCCGTCCGCACGTGGCTTAAGTTCCGCCACAACTCCGCTGCCCTCAAAGCCATCCGTCATGCCCCTTCCGTCCGCATCTCCGACCTCCGCTCCCTCCTGTGCGACGCCGATTCTCCGGATTCTGCCGACGCAAAGCTTGTGGTTGTGAGAGGCCTGGTGCAGGCGAAGTCGTTGGTGGAGGACGAGACCAATGGTTTCAAGGAAAGCCTCCTCGTCTCGCCGGACTCCGGCGCGAGGGGCGTCATCATTCAAAAGACCCAGACG TGCTTATACAATGAGTGGAGAGGCATGTTTGGATGGACTTCTGATTGGCGTGCTTTGTTTGGAAGACCTATGAAAGAGCAAGTTGTAACATCTTTCAGAGGG GTTCCTTTTGTTATTATGGAGGATGTCCAATGGCTTCCATCTAGCTATGTGGATGTTAAATTGGAGGGTTCAGGACATCCGCTTCCCCTTGTGACTGTTTATCATCAGATGCACCCTGTTCAAGTTTCTCCATACACAGTTTTCCAGTGTGTCTTTGGACATGGATATCct ATCGGGCTACTAGATGAAGAAAAGATCCTTCCACCTGGAAGGGTGATTACGGCAGTTGGTTTATGTAGCTTGCAGAATGGGGTTCCGGAAATCAAGCCTTGCAAACAGCTTCCCTGTTTCTT ATCTGAACTGACAAAGGATCAGTTAGTGGCAAAGCTTGCCAAAAGTACTAAAGTTCTGTTCTGGGGTGGCATGTTGTTGAGCACCTTATCAGTTGGCATCTTAGCTTATGCAATCATTAG AAACTGGAGCAGGTTGAAAGAGTGGAGATTTTGGAGGCATCCCTATCAAGAACAAAGCAATCCTCATGCTGATGTCCGTACAGATGATGTCTCCGAAGATGTTCCAGATGGCGAATTATGTATCATCTGCCTCATGAGACGAAGAAGAACTGCATTTATCCCCTGTGGGCATTTGGTTTGCTGCCCACAGTGTGCTGCTCTGGTAGAGCGTGAATCAAGTCCAAAATGCCCTGTTTGCAGACAATCTATTAGGGCCTCAATTCGGATATATGATTCTTGA